The Lactuca sativa cultivar Salinas chromosome 2, Lsat_Salinas_v11, whole genome shotgun sequence genome includes a window with the following:
- the LOC128132145 gene encoding serine/threonine-protein kinase/endoribonuclease IRE1a-like isoform X2, with amino-acid sequence MTLSITVCIYYWVGQEKKEVFKTSKNAEKRPGLVQKFNEKGDGVKFPLHKKGLKDVYKLEIVAQADEDGSKNCILEKTEAVVQNKSGITKVKVKNQILSVNGRMSVFVDLNGRSYSTQTDADDPYNGCRICFDEKNPGIVFPIGGLLLIEKPIAEESNGTCLYKGTYDESPVIAGRIPKGNGTTDEMIQILKRSNLHHSNVLWHFVEEENEDFVFYVYERCECSLHDLISSVVHDKKSNEYRVTLPGFNNLKLWKPDGVSPSECLLKLLSGIVEGIAHVEEHGIIPNLNPQWIFICKTPSGITAKVLGMGISTSGQTTVGDSFNLGHLFCFCITAGYLPFDDETVQEQLKWIPEASHLISRLQNTNPDSRPTAKEVCDDIFFWDAKQHLSFIKDVSDCVDPDVCNAKAKILQLLNITDPQALRGKWVKSQKLDNVTNSKILKSLESLQGYSNWNTLIHPTLINNLERHRYYDYNSVCDLLRFIRNCSNHYKTLWNDSKHLLGGVEGLSTYFSSKFPKLVMDVYKVLENHLANEELLNKYC; translated from the exons ATGACGCTCAG TATAACCGTTTGTATCTATTATTGGGTGGGTCAAGAAAAAAAAGAGGTGTTCAAAACCTCTAAGAATGCCGAAAAGAGGCCAGGGCTAGTCCAGAAATTCAATGAGAAAGGAGATGGAGTCAAATTTCCCTTACATAAGAAGGGCTTAAAAGATGTCTATAAATTAGAAATAGTGGCACAGGCAGATGAAGATGGAAGTAAGAATTGTATTTTGGAAAAAACGGAAGCAGTGGTTCAGAACAAGAGTGGTATAACCAAGGTTAAGgtaaaaaatcagattttatcgGTGAATGGGAGGATGTCTGTGTTTGTTGATTTGAATGGACGTAGTTATTCCACGCAAACGGATGCGGATGATCCTTATAATGGTTGTCGCATCTGTTTTGATGAAAAGAATCCTGGCATTGTTTTTCCCATTGGGGGGTTACTACTTATTGAGAAACCAATTGCAGAGGAGAGTAATGGGACTTGTCTATACAAGGGAACTTATGATGAATCACCAGTTATTGCGGGAAGGATTCCCAAGGGGAATGGTACAACAGACGAAATGATTCAAATTCTCAAGAGATCTAATCTGCATCATTCTAATGTTCTTTGGCATTTTGTTGAAGAGGAGAATGAAGATTTTGTTTTTTATGTTTATGAGAGGTGTGAATGCAGCTTACATGATTTGATATCATCAGTTGTTCATGATAAAAAATCGAATGAATACAGAGTGACACTTCCAGGTTTCAACAATCTGAAGCTGTGGAAGCCTGATGGTGTTTCTCCTTCAGAGTGCTTGTTGAAACTTTTGAG TGGCATAGTTGAAGGAATTGCCCATGTCGAGGAACATGGAATTATTCCAAACTTAAACCCTCAATGGATCTTTATATGCAAAACTCCTTCCGGTATCACTGCAAAAGTCTTGGGAATGGGCATTAGCACATCAG GACAAACGACTGTTGGGGATTCATTCAATTTAGGGCATCTGTTTTGTTTTTGTATCACTGCTGGTTACCTCCCGTTTGATGACGAGACAGTGCAAGAACAATTAAAATGGATCCCTGAAGCCTCTCATCTTATCTCTCGCCTCCAGAATACCAATCCGGATTCCAG ACCAACAGCCAAAGAAGTATGCGACGACATTTTTTTCTGGGACGCCAAGCAACATCTTTCCTTCATCAAAGATGTGAGCGACTGTGTGGATCCAGACGTCTGCAATGCCAAAGCCAAAATCCTACAGTTACTCAATATCACAGATCCACAAGCCTTACGTGGAAAATGGGTTAAATCTCAAAAGTTGGACAATGTGACCAATTCCAAAATCCTAAAATCACTTGAAAGCCTTCAGGGTTACAGCAATTGGAACACTTTAATACACCCCACACTCATAAATAACTTAGAGCGACACAGATATTACGATTACAACAGCGTATGTGATTTATTACGATTCATAAGAAACTGTTCAAATCACTATAAAACACTCTGGAACGATTCAAAACATTTGTTGGGGGGAGTGGAGGGACTCTCGACATATTTTAGCAGCAAGTTTCCTAAACTGGTAATGGACGTATATAAAGTTTTGGAAAATCATTTAGCGAATGAAGAGCTTCTTAATAAGTATTGTTAG
- the LOC128132145 gene encoding serine/threonine-protein kinase/endoribonuclease IRE1a-like isoform X1, protein MNNSAASVPVTMEPVDPVHRYGCGHGRLKAGHTIDVKRNTVKIEPDLNDTEKYHVTFSYDAQVDGCITVCIYYWVGQEKKEVFKTSKNAEKRPGLVQKFNEKGDGVKFPLHKKGLKDVYKLEIVAQADEDGSKNCILEKTEAVVQNKSGITKVKVKNQILSVNGRMSVFVDLNGRSYSTQTDADDPYNGCRICFDEKNPGIVFPIGGLLLIEKPIAEESNGTCLYKGTYDESPVIAGRIPKGNGTTDEMIQILKRSNLHHSNVLWHFVEEENEDFVFYVYERCECSLHDLISSVVHDKKSNEYRVTLPGFNNLKLWKPDGVSPSECLLKLLSGIVEGIAHVEEHGIIPNLNPQWIFICKTPSGITAKVLGMGISTSGQTTVGDSFNLGHLFCFCITAGYLPFDDETVQEQLKWIPEASHLISRLQNTNPDSRPTAKEVCDDIFFWDAKQHLSFIKDVSDCVDPDVCNAKAKILQLLNITDPQALRGKWVKSQKLDNVTNSKILKSLESLQGYSNWNTLIHPTLINNLERHRYYDYNSVCDLLRFIRNCSNHYKTLWNDSKHLLGGVEGLSTYFSSKFPKLVMDVYKVLENHLANEELLNKYC, encoded by the exons ATGAATAATTCAGCAGCTTCCGTGCCTGTAACTATGGAGCCTGTTGATCCGGTTCATCGGTATGGTTGTGGGCATGGACGTCTTAAGGCAGGGCACACAATTGATGTCAAGAGAAATACTGTGAAGATCGAGCCCGATCTCAATGACACCGAAAAATACCATGTGACGTTCAGTTATGACGCTCAGGTTGATGGCTg TATAACCGTTTGTATCTATTATTGGGTGGGTCAAGAAAAAAAAGAGGTGTTCAAAACCTCTAAGAATGCCGAAAAGAGGCCAGGGCTAGTCCAGAAATTCAATGAGAAAGGAGATGGAGTCAAATTTCCCTTACATAAGAAGGGCTTAAAAGATGTCTATAAATTAGAAATAGTGGCACAGGCAGATGAAGATGGAAGTAAGAATTGTATTTTGGAAAAAACGGAAGCAGTGGTTCAGAACAAGAGTGGTATAACCAAGGTTAAGgtaaaaaatcagattttatcgGTGAATGGGAGGATGTCTGTGTTTGTTGATTTGAATGGACGTAGTTATTCCACGCAAACGGATGCGGATGATCCTTATAATGGTTGTCGCATCTGTTTTGATGAAAAGAATCCTGGCATTGTTTTTCCCATTGGGGGGTTACTACTTATTGAGAAACCAATTGCAGAGGAGAGTAATGGGACTTGTCTATACAAGGGAACTTATGATGAATCACCAGTTATTGCGGGAAGGATTCCCAAGGGGAATGGTACAACAGACGAAATGATTCAAATTCTCAAGAGATCTAATCTGCATCATTCTAATGTTCTTTGGCATTTTGTTGAAGAGGAGAATGAAGATTTTGTTTTTTATGTTTATGAGAGGTGTGAATGCAGCTTACATGATTTGATATCATCAGTTGTTCATGATAAAAAATCGAATGAATACAGAGTGACACTTCCAGGTTTCAACAATCTGAAGCTGTGGAAGCCTGATGGTGTTTCTCCTTCAGAGTGCTTGTTGAAACTTTTGAG TGGCATAGTTGAAGGAATTGCCCATGTCGAGGAACATGGAATTATTCCAAACTTAAACCCTCAATGGATCTTTATATGCAAAACTCCTTCCGGTATCACTGCAAAAGTCTTGGGAATGGGCATTAGCACATCAG GACAAACGACTGTTGGGGATTCATTCAATTTAGGGCATCTGTTTTGTTTTTGTATCACTGCTGGTTACCTCCCGTTTGATGACGAGACAGTGCAAGAACAATTAAAATGGATCCCTGAAGCCTCTCATCTTATCTCTCGCCTCCAGAATACCAATCCGGATTCCAG ACCAACAGCCAAAGAAGTATGCGACGACATTTTTTTCTGGGACGCCAAGCAACATCTTTCCTTCATCAAAGATGTGAGCGACTGTGTGGATCCAGACGTCTGCAATGCCAAAGCCAAAATCCTACAGTTACTCAATATCACAGATCCACAAGCCTTACGTGGAAAATGGGTTAAATCTCAAAAGTTGGACAATGTGACCAATTCCAAAATCCTAAAATCACTTGAAAGCCTTCAGGGTTACAGCAATTGGAACACTTTAATACACCCCACACTCATAAATAACTTAGAGCGACACAGATATTACGATTACAACAGCGTATGTGATTTATTACGATTCATAAGAAACTGTTCAAATCACTATAAAACACTCTGGAACGATTCAAAACATTTGTTGGGGGGAGTGGAGGGACTCTCGACATATTTTAGCAGCAAGTTTCCTAAACTGGTAATGGACGTATATAAAGTTTTGGAAAATCATTTAGCGAATGAAGAGCTTCTTAATAAGTATTGTTAG